A segment of the Deinococcus reticulitermitis genome:
GTGACGCACCTCGCGCAGATCGCGGCCCGCGCCGACCACCACTACAAGGTGGAAAAGCACGTGGAAGGCGGGCGCACTGTCAGCCGCGTCCGGCGCCTGAGCGACGAGGAGCGCCTGCACGAGATCGCCCGGATGCTCAGCGGCCACTCCTCGGAAGCGGCGCTGGAGCACGCCCGCGAACTGTTGAGATAAGTGGGGCAGGAGACGCGCTTACTCGTCCTCTTCATCCTCCCCCACGTCCCCGAGCACGCTGATCTCGACGCTCTCCTCGGCCACGCGGTATGGCCCCTCGGAGGCGATGTAGTCGGCGGCCATCTTGAGGGTTTCCTCGACCCAGGCGTAATCGTTGCTCAGCGTCGCCACCCCGATCACCTCCCAGTCGTGGGCGTTGAGGCCGTCGAGCCGCGCGACGGTCAGGGGAAAACGCACCTTGAGGCGCTCGACGACCGGGCGCACGAGCGCGCGCTTTTCCTTGAGGTTGCTCACCCACGGCATCTCCAGCCGCACGGTGAGCACACCGACGTAGCCGAGCGCCACTTAGAGCATCCCGGCGAGAAAGCCCTGCATCCGCACCGCCCGCACGAGGTCCATCACGGTGTGCGCGGTGGGATCGTAG
Coding sequences within it:
- a CDS encoding DUF503 domain-containing protein, yielding MALGYVGVLTVRLEMPWVSNLKEKRALVRPVVERLKVRFPLTVARLDGLNAHDWEVIGVATLSNDYAWVEETLKMAADYIASEGPYRVAEESVEISVLGDVGEDEEDE